In Paenibacillus sp. 1781tsa1, one DNA window encodes the following:
- a CDS encoding Gfo/Idh/MocA family protein, translating to MSNRLRVGMVGYKFMGKAHSNAYRSLPMFFPSAPLQPEMSVICGRNEQGVQEAANQFGWSESVTDWRELVKRDDIDLIDINAPSDAHKEIALEAARQGKHLFCEKPLALSLADSREMLQAAEDAGVAHMVGFNYRFSPAVQLAKDLVESGRLGKIYHFRAFFLQDWIMDPSFPLVWRLQKEVAGSGSHGDLGAHLIDLARFLVGEFQEVIGMSETFIKERPLAAEMTGLSAKGSSNADAPKGEVTVDDATLFLARFAGGALGSFEATRFAAGHRSTNSFEINGSLGSVRFDFERMNELEVYFTKDEEDVQGFRRVLATDPAHKYSEAWWPAGHTIGFEHTFTHEMLELVTAISEGRQPSPSFHDGVACQAVLEAVERSVTERRWVTIEEM from the coding sequence ATGTCAAATCGTCTTCGTGTCGGAATGGTTGGATACAAGTTTATGGGGAAGGCCCACAGTAATGCCTATCGCAGTCTGCCGATGTTTTTCCCGTCTGCTCCGCTGCAGCCTGAGATGTCTGTGATCTGTGGACGTAACGAGCAGGGAGTGCAGGAGGCAGCGAATCAGTTCGGCTGGTCCGAAAGTGTAACCGATTGGCGCGAACTGGTGAAGCGGGATGATATCGATCTGATTGATATTAACGCGCCAAGTGATGCCCACAAGGAAATTGCGTTGGAAGCAGCCCGTCAGGGCAAGCACCTGTTTTGTGAGAAACCACTCGCTCTGTCCCTCGCGGATTCGCGTGAGATGCTTCAAGCCGCAGAGGATGCTGGAGTCGCCCATATGGTGGGGTTCAACTATCGTTTCTCACCAGCGGTGCAATTAGCGAAGGATCTGGTGGAGAGCGGACGACTGGGTAAAATCTATCATTTCCGTGCATTTTTCCTTCAGGACTGGATCATGGACCCTTCGTTCCCGCTGGTATGGCGTTTGCAAAAAGAAGTGGCTGGCTCCGGTTCCCATGGGGATCTAGGCGCGCACTTAATCGATCTGGCTCGTTTCCTTGTTGGTGAATTCCAGGAAGTCATCGGAATGAGCGAAACCTTCATCAAAGAAAGACCACTTGCAGCCGAGATGACCGGGTTGAGCGCAAAGGGCAGTTCAAATGCGGATGCACCGAAAGGAGAAGTGACCGTTGACGACGCGACGCTGTTCCTGGCCCGATTCGCAGGAGGTGCGCTTGGCAGCTTCGAGGCTACACGTTTTGCAGCGGGCCATCGCAGTACGAACTCGTTTGAGATTAACGGCAGTCTTGGCAGTGTACGGTTTGATTTTGAGCGGATGAACGAACTGGAAGTATATTTTACAAAGGATGAAGAGGACGTACAGGGATTCCGCCGTGTACTGGCAACCGATCCTGCACACAAGTATTCAGAAGCTTGGTGGCCTGCCGGACATACAATTGGATTCGAGCACACGTTCACGCATGAAATGTTGGAGCTGGTGACAGCGATCTCTGAAGGACGACAACCATCACCAAGTTTCCACGATGGGGTCGCTTGTCAGGCTGTACTGGAAGCGGTAGAACGTTCGGTGACGGAGCGACGCTGGGTGACAATTGAAGAGATGTAA
- a CDS encoding LacI family DNA-binding transcriptional regulator, whose product MASRKEVADLAGVSEATVSRVLNGVGPIKEETRRKVLEASEQLGYVPSALARSFARSKSGNLGVVLPYVPKAHLFSAYFFSEMLSGIGSKARDNGMDLLVMFRTPGEVMNYTDLFRRQKVDACIILGARDEHEELAALQQLHQEGHPFCVMNQHFAGQSFTEVDADHVEGSRLAIRHLTDQGYRKIAFLNGPDSYSNSQERMEGVRLGLQEAGMELDPSLLLEGNYSRRSGIEAAAIVADRLHEIDAVFAANDRMAIGVMHGLRERGIGPADFPAFVGYDDSDAAEMAVPPLSSVRVPFFEMGELAASKVMHGSVGETHQASNPVPAVTESARALLPTELIIRASSIRQ is encoded by the coding sequence ATGGCATCACGTAAAGAAGTGGCTGATCTTGCGGGTGTTTCCGAGGCGACAGTCTCCCGGGTGCTTAATGGGGTAGGTCCTATTAAAGAAGAGACACGCCGCAAGGTTCTTGAAGCTTCCGAACAGTTAGGCTATGTGCCCAGCGCTCTTGCTCGCAGTTTTGCCAGAAGTAAAAGCGGGAACCTTGGCGTAGTATTGCCTTATGTTCCGAAGGCGCATCTGTTCTCGGCGTATTTTTTCTCGGAAATGCTGAGTGGGATTGGAAGCAAAGCCAGAGACAATGGCATGGACCTGCTGGTTATGTTCCGGACACCCGGTGAAGTGATGAATTATACGGATCTGTTCCGGCGTCAGAAAGTGGACGCTTGCATTATCCTTGGTGCCAGAGATGAACATGAAGAACTGGCAGCCTTACAGCAGCTTCACCAGGAAGGACACCCGTTCTGTGTCATGAATCAGCATTTTGCGGGCCAATCGTTCACGGAAGTGGATGCGGATCATGTGGAAGGAAGCAGGCTTGCTATACGCCATCTGACGGATCAGGGGTATCGCAAAATCGCTTTTCTCAATGGTCCAGACAGTTATTCCAACAGCCAGGAGCGAATGGAAGGTGTCCGTCTTGGCCTGCAAGAAGCAGGTATGGAACTGGATCCGAGTCTATTGCTTGAGGGGAATTATAGCAGACGAAGCGGCATTGAGGCGGCAGCGATTGTAGCAGATCGGCTACATGAGATTGATGCTGTATTTGCGGCCAATGACCGGATGGCCATTGGTGTCATGCATGGTTTGCGTGAGCGGGGAATAGGACCTGCGGATTTTCCGGCATTTGTGGGTTATGACGACTCCGATGCCGCCGAGATGGCGGTTCCGCCGCTGAGCAGCGTCAGGGTTCCATTTTTCGAGATGGGTGAACTTGCAGCATCGAAGGTTATGCATGGGTCTGTGGGTGAGACGCATCAAGCGAGTAACCCTGTACCAGCAGTAACCGAATCAGCGAGAGCGTTGTTGCCTACCGAATTGATCATCCGTGCTTCTTCTATCCGTCAATAG
- the glpX gene encoding class II fructose-bisphosphatase — protein MERELALEIVRVTELAALASAPWMGRGDKNSADEAATLAMRAMFDSVSIRGTVVIGEGEMDEAPMLYIGEEVGNAEGPEVDVAVDPLEGTEIVAKGLNNALSVIAVAGKGNLLHAPDMYMEKLAVGPALVGKVSIEDPVEVTLEKAAAALNKNISDLTVMILDRVRHESTIKTLRKVGVRIKFLSDGDVAGAMAPAFPEAGIDLYVGSGGAPEGVLAAAALSCLGGEIQGRLMPANADEFQRCLQMGIDNPYKVLTMQDMIGTEDVIFAATGVTPGEILGGVRYLADDRAETDSIVMRAKTKTIRFIRSQHFLPNKEVLHKVRQLQSTPEPSDRIPNHVKTMEQAEFSQSSVDHGVTTTL, from the coding sequence ATGGAACGCGAACTGGCGTTGGAAATTGTCAGAGTAACAGAATTGGCTGCGTTAGCTTCAGCACCTTGGATGGGACGAGGCGACAAGAACAGTGCAGATGAAGCGGCTACTTTGGCCATGCGCGCCATGTTCGATTCCGTGTCCATTCGCGGCACGGTGGTAATCGGTGAAGGAGAAATGGATGAAGCACCCATGTTGTACATCGGCGAGGAAGTGGGCAACGCTGAGGGACCTGAGGTTGACGTGGCTGTAGACCCGCTCGAAGGTACAGAAATCGTGGCCAAAGGACTAAACAACGCTTTATCGGTTATTGCAGTGGCGGGAAAAGGTAACCTGCTCCACGCACCGGACATGTATATGGAGAAATTGGCGGTAGGGCCTGCGCTTGTAGGCAAGGTCAGCATTGAAGACCCAGTTGAAGTCACACTGGAGAAAGCCGCTGCCGCATTGAACAAAAACATCTCGGATCTGACGGTGATGATTCTGGATCGTGTGCGACATGAGAGCACAATCAAGACACTCCGCAAGGTCGGCGTGCGGATTAAGTTCCTCAGTGACGGTGATGTTGCGGGTGCAATGGCACCGGCTTTCCCGGAGGCAGGCATTGATCTGTATGTCGGTTCTGGAGGAGCACCAGAAGGTGTACTGGCTGCCGCAGCGCTGTCTTGCCTTGGGGGCGAGATTCAAGGTCGCCTGATGCCTGCCAACGCGGACGAATTCCAGCGCTGCCTGCAGATGGGGATTGATAATCCATACAAAGTGTTAACGATGCAGGATATGATCGGTACAGAGGACGTCATTTTTGCTGCAACAGGTGTGACACCAGGTGAGATCTTGGGAGGGGTACGGTATCTTGCGGATGATCGCGCCGAGACGGATTCAATTGTCATGCGTGCAAAAACCAAAACCATTCGGTTTATTCGTTCCCAACACTTCCTGCCTAACAAAGAAGTGCTGCACAAAGTAAGACAGCTCCAATCCACGCCGGAACCATCGGACCGCATTCCGAATCATGTGAAAACGATGGAGCAGGCTGAGTTTAGTCAATCCTCCGTTGATCATGGCGTTACAACAACGCTGTAA
- a CDS encoding GNAT family N-acetyltransferase, with amino-acid sequence MTIRIELCTIEHVCELQEISYETFNETFKAQNSPENMNAYLEKAFNREQLETELSNAESQFLFVYVNDKIAGYMKVNINDAQSEKMGVESLEIERVYIKKEFQKHGLGKVLLDKAIEMAKEHHKTNIWLGVWEKNENAIAFYEKMGFVQTGAHAFYMGDEEQIDLIMTKTIL; translated from the coding sequence ATGACGATTCGTATAGAGTTATGTACCATTGAACATGTATGTGAATTACAGGAGATTAGTTATGAGACGTTTAATGAAACGTTTAAAGCGCAAAATTCACCCGAAAATATGAATGCTTATCTGGAAAAGGCGTTTAATCGGGAGCAATTAGAGACTGAACTATCCAATGCGGAATCACAATTTCTTTTTGTCTATGTCAACGATAAAATTGCAGGGTACATGAAGGTAAATATCAATGATGCGCAGTCTGAGAAAATGGGAGTGGAATCCCTTGAGATCGAGCGTGTGTACATCAAAAAAGAGTTCCAAAAACATGGCCTTGGTAAAGTGCTGCTCGATAAAGCCATAGAGATGGCAAAAGAACATCACAAAACGAATATTTGGTTAGGCGTATGGGAGAAAAACGAAAATGCCATCGCATTTTATGAAAAGATGGGGTTTGTACAGACAGGAGCCCATGCTTTTTACATGGGAGATGAGGAACAGATTGATTTGATAATGACCAAAACGATACTGTAA
- a CDS encoding YitT family protein, which yields MKYLLFVAGILILTLGISLTIQSELGTSPFDALLVGLSHHVGLSVGSWEVIIAFLLIGCNSLLKQQKPEFLGLITAFITGVGIDIWLYVSESLITPEVWYSKLMTFVIGLVIISIGTAIYLQTNFAPIPIDRLTLIMHEITRTPLFVSRTLIYFVFLMLAFLFGGPIGLGTLLTVCCAGLLLQFIMGYTKKIIDRI from the coding sequence TTGAAATATTTACTTTTTGTCGCAGGTATTCTAATCTTAACGCTTGGCATCTCCCTTACCATCCAATCTGAACTAGGTACCTCACCGTTTGATGCACTTCTGGTAGGGCTGTCACATCATGTAGGGCTTAGTGTAGGTAGCTGGGAGGTCATCATTGCTTTCCTATTAATTGGATGTAATTCGCTTTTGAAGCAGCAAAAACCCGAGTTTCTGGGGCTCATCACCGCATTCATTACTGGTGTGGGGATTGATATATGGCTATATGTATCTGAATCTTTAATCACGCCCGAAGTTTGGTACAGCAAACTAATGACTTTTGTCATTGGATTAGTGATCATAAGTATCGGCACGGCCATCTATTTACAGACCAATTTTGCACCCATTCCAATTGACCGCTTAACATTAATTATGCACGAAATCACGCGAACCCCCTTATTTGTATCGAGAACATTGATTTACTTTGTATTTTTGATGCTGGCATTCCTTTTTGGTGGACCGATCGGGCTTGGTACATTATTAACTGTGTGTTGCGCAGGTCTGCTTCTTCAGTTCATCATGGGCTATACGAAAAAGATAATAGATCGCATATGA
- a CDS encoding X2-like carbohydrate binding domain-containing protein: MKNLLKKATAMMLALALLIGLMTAPVHADTPLFTIESEDAQLTPDLQVVTSIYGQPKPGFSGAGFVWMQNSGTLTFTVTVPETGMYAISTRYMQELSADGRSQNLIVNGVTKGAYMLPYTTTWSDFDFGFHKLNQGANTIELKAGWGFAYFDTFTVDHADLDPLNVQPVLTDPEATPETQILMNYLTEVYGNHIISGQQEIYGGGNDGDTELEFEWIHDLTGKYPAIRGFDLMNYNPLYGWEDGTTDRMIDWVNNREGIATASWHINVPRNFNTYELGEFVDWKEATYKPTETNFNTANAVIPGTKEYQYVMMTIEDLAEQLLILQDNNVPVLFRPYHEAEGNGGLNGEGAWFWWASAGAEVYKELWDLLYTELTETYGLHNLIWTYNSYVYSTSPAWYPGDDQVDLVGYDKYNTIYNRYDGLSGVPNEDAITSIFYKLVELTNGTKMVAMTENDTIPSVKNLTEEKSGWLYFCPWYGEHLMSSAFNYPATLKTLYQSDYVITLDELPNLKVNNPNPSASITPANVDFDKYAPNQADKAVTVNANGNTLTALRAGNHVLTANTDYTLSGSTLLLKKAYLATLPVGEHSIVLDFNQGQDPVLKVKIVDSTPGTNAVISPVNATFDKATNSAQDMNVSLTLNGRQLTSITKGNVTLASGQDYTASSSAVVLNKSYLATLPLGQNVLTFHFNGGNNAVLTVNVVDSTVTVPAGDLTIQAFNGNTSASTNGISPKFKLVNSGDSAIPLSDVKLRYYYTIDGEEAQSFWSDWASMGSTNVTSQFVKLETPVAGADHYLEVGFTSAAGTLNAGQSAEVQARFSKNNWTNYTQTNDYSFKASGSQFANHDKVTGYVNGQLVWGLEP; the protein is encoded by the coding sequence ATGAAAAATTTGCTCAAAAAGGCAACCGCAATGATGCTGGCATTGGCCCTACTGATTGGATTAATGACAGCGCCCGTTCATGCAGACACACCGTTGTTCACGATCGAAAGCGAAGATGCGCAGCTCACCCCGGATCTTCAAGTGGTTACTTCAATCTATGGACAACCCAAGCCTGGATTTTCAGGGGCCGGATTTGTCTGGATGCAGAACTCTGGCACATTAACCTTCACAGTAACTGTCCCGGAAACCGGCATGTACGCGATCTCCACACGATATATGCAGGAACTCAGTGCAGATGGCAGGTCACAAAATTTAATCGTGAATGGTGTTACGAAAGGTGCGTACATGCTGCCTTACACGACAACATGGTCAGACTTCGATTTTGGCTTTCACAAGCTGAATCAGGGTGCCAACACGATTGAGCTGAAGGCTGGCTGGGGCTTCGCGTATTTTGATACTTTTACAGTGGATCATGCGGATCTGGATCCCCTGAATGTGCAGCCAGTTCTCACTGATCCTGAAGCTACACCGGAAACTCAAATTTTGATGAATTATTTAACGGAGGTATACGGAAACCATATTATTTCTGGTCAGCAAGAGATCTACGGAGGAGGGAATGACGGAGATACAGAGCTTGAATTCGAGTGGATTCATGATCTGACCGGAAAGTATCCGGCAATCCGTGGCTTTGATCTGATGAATTATAATCCGTTGTATGGTTGGGAGGACGGTACAACCGATCGCATGATTGATTGGGTGAATAACCGTGAAGGTATTGCAACAGCTTCCTGGCATATCAATGTTCCTCGTAATTTCAATACGTATGAGCTTGGGGAATTTGTAGATTGGAAAGAAGCTACGTACAAGCCAACCGAAACGAATTTTAATACAGCAAATGCGGTAATACCCGGTACCAAAGAGTATCAATACGTGATGATGACCATCGAGGATCTGGCAGAACAATTGCTGATTTTGCAAGATAACAACGTTCCGGTTCTGTTTCGTCCGTATCATGAAGCAGAAGGCAACGGGGGACTGAACGGGGAAGGAGCATGGTTCTGGTGGGCTTCGGCAGGCGCAGAAGTATACAAAGAGCTATGGGATCTGCTTTATACCGAATTGACCGAGACGTATGGTTTGCACAATCTGATCTGGACCTATAACAGCTACGTATACAGTACTTCTCCGGCTTGGTATCCGGGTGATGATCAGGTAGATCTTGTCGGATACGATAAATACAATACGATCTACAACCGTTATGACGGTTTGTCGGGCGTGCCCAATGAGGATGCGATTACCTCGATTTTCTATAAGCTTGTTGAGTTGACAAACGGTACGAAAATGGTAGCCATGACGGAGAACGATACCATTCCAAGTGTGAAAAATCTGACCGAGGAGAAATCAGGATGGCTGTACTTCTGCCCTTGGTATGGCGAGCATCTGATGAGTTCTGCATTTAATTACCCGGCAACACTGAAAACGCTTTATCAAAGTGATTATGTCATTACGTTGGATGAGCTGCCGAATTTAAAGGTTAACAATCCCAATCCCAGCGCATCCATTACCCCTGCAAACGTTGATTTTGACAAATATGCACCCAATCAAGCCGACAAAGCCGTAACGGTGAATGCAAATGGTAATACGCTGACCGCTCTTCGGGCAGGCAACCATGTGTTGACCGCAAATACGGACTATACCCTGAGCGGAAGCACATTGCTGCTGAAAAAAGCTTACCTGGCGACACTGCCGGTTGGCGAACACTCGATTGTTCTGGATTTTAACCAAGGCCAGGACCCTGTGTTAAAAGTCAAAATCGTGGATTCAACACCGGGCACCAATGCTGTGATTTCACCTGTGAATGCAACATTTGATAAAGCGACGAATTCCGCGCAAGATATGAATGTATCTCTCACCTTGAATGGCCGACAGCTTACAAGCATCACCAAGGGGAATGTTACTCTTGCATCGGGTCAGGATTATACAGCATCCAGCTCTGCTGTTGTTCTGAACAAATCCTATCTTGCCACGCTGCCCCTGGGCCAGAATGTGTTGACCTTTCACTTCAATGGAGGAAATAACGCTGTGCTTACAGTGAATGTGGTAGACAGCACGGTTACTGTGCCCGCCGGAGATTTGACGATTCAAGCTTTTAACGGCAATACAAGTGCATCCACGAACGGAATATCACCCAAATTCAAATTGGTCAACTCTGGTGATTCGGCCATTCCGTTGAGTGATGTCAAACTGCGGTATTACTATACAATTGACGGAGAAGAAGCTCAGAGTTTCTGGTCTGACTGGGCCAGTATGGGCAGCACAAATGTAACGAGCCAATTCGTTAAACTGGAGACTCCAGTTGCCGGAGCGGATCATTATCTTGAAGTGGGCTTTACAAGTGCAGCGGGAACATTGAATGCAGGTCAGAGCGCAGAGGTTCAAGCTCGCTTCTCCAAAAACAATTGGACGAATTATACCCAGACTAATGATTACTCGTTTAAGGCATCTGGCAGTCAGTTTGCAAACCATGATAAGGTTACCGGGTATGTGAATGGTCAGCTGGTATGGGGACTTGAGCCGTAA
- a CDS encoding (2Fe-2S)-binding protein — translation MSKPLENHWTAVVNGEQKHLEIAQTTRLVDVLRTHLQLTGTKVSCEVGRCGACMVLMDGEPVNSCLVMAYQCDGSDITTIEGLHGDEKGTLHPIQQAFVEEGGFQCGYCTPGMVISTKALLDAHPEPSQEQIETGLCGNLCRCTGYGGIIRAVRKAGERCVEKETSAEETVS, via the coding sequence ATGAGTAAGCCACTTGAGAATCACTGGACAGCCGTTGTGAATGGCGAGCAGAAACATCTGGAGATCGCGCAAACGACCCGACTTGTCGATGTGCTTCGGACTCATTTGCAGCTAACGGGTACCAAAGTATCCTGCGAAGTGGGTCGCTGCGGTGCATGTATGGTTCTGATGGATGGAGAGCCTGTGAATTCCTGTCTTGTTATGGCTTATCAATGTGATGGCAGTGACATTACGACGATTGAAGGTCTGCACGGGGACGAGAAAGGCACTCTGCATCCGATTCAACAGGCTTTTGTGGAGGAAGGTGGCTTTCAGTGTGGCTACTGTACTCCCGGTATGGTGATCTCAACCAAGGCATTACTGGATGCACATCCTGAGCCTTCTCAAGAACAGATTGAAACGGGGTTGTGCGGGAATCTGTGTCGTTGTACCGGCTACGGTGGCATTATTCGGGCGGTACGCAAGGCAGGGGAACGCTGTGTGGAAAAGGAAACATCAGCCGAGGAAACCGTTAGTTGA
- a CDS encoding molybdopterin cofactor-binding domain-containing protein, which produces MLLNRKQSGKRWHLRPDGAPKVTGQLQYLTDMTLPNMIHGRVLRSEYPYARLLSIDTSEAEALEGVYAVLTSKDVPGLNRFGIATPDQPVFCEDIVRYVGDAIAAVAADSPERAALALDAIRIEYEELTPLNSTDAALAPGAPELHEHGPGNVLHRTEIKRGDAEQAFAACDHIVTETYFTPRQMHAYMETEGGLFVPDEEGRLNVYAATQHGYKDRMQLARIIGCPEEDIRVVSSPIGGSFGGKDELNVQPYGALLALRCGRPVKMHNSRKESVRAGLKRHPMKIEMQTGMSREGIIQAHRVRITADTGAYATLGAPVLNFCTEHCLGPYAIPNVDVEGVSVYTNNGLSGEFRGFGGNQAIFAMEGQMDRLAAIMNMDPWEFRRRNMREKNDPGPLNQRILVTDGLSQVWEALDRSELWQKHQSPPADPTLPPWIKRGVGAAIAMHGAGLGYGIPDPAGGRLSLNNEGKIEVAFSYEEFGQGLIATLEIMLCDLFQCSTSDLSIIIGDTDRVPHSGSSTASRSTTMAWMALQRLQSPFRSRVLAVASEISGIPADELVTGPGGIWRKGQLPAESSEVETDVQETGKSEKEVVLALEDVNQTSEEAGKLEKAERIEVAEIVAVGNESDQTAESCLGASPYHAKEGVSSGFVVSYAELVTQGEADEWIFDTKFDYPTTPDNVVGGHYLYTYAAVAAEVEVNTLTGETKLLDTRHVVAAGPVINPMGFIGQIEGGSVMALGFTLTEDAVMQDSRYVTTNLDTYLIPTIQDIHTNLEVEAIEDLPEGDAFGPRGIGEIGSVALAPAITAAIHQATGVWVNRLPVPREQLVRPLNVPLQEGVSPS; this is translated from the coding sequence ATGCTACTGAATCGGAAACAGAGCGGGAAACGCTGGCATCTGCGGCCAGATGGGGCACCCAAAGTAACAGGGCAGCTTCAATATCTGACGGATATGACACTACCTAACATGATCCATGGCAGAGTATTGCGAAGCGAATATCCTTATGCTCGCCTATTGTCTATAGATACTTCGGAAGCTGAGGCGTTGGAAGGCGTCTATGCGGTTCTGACCTCCAAAGATGTACCAGGTCTGAATCGTTTTGGCATAGCGACCCCGGATCAGCCCGTGTTTTGCGAGGATATTGTCCGTTATGTGGGGGATGCCATTGCAGCAGTTGCTGCGGATTCCCCGGAACGTGCGGCACTTGCGCTGGATGCGATTCGCATAGAGTATGAGGAACTCACTCCGCTGAATAGCACAGACGCTGCATTGGCTCCCGGTGCACCAGAGCTGCATGAGCATGGTCCAGGTAATGTGCTGCATCGGACGGAGATCAAACGTGGAGACGCCGAGCAAGCCTTTGCTGCGTGTGATCATATCGTGACAGAGACCTATTTTACCCCTCGCCAAATGCATGCGTACATGGAGACAGAAGGAGGCCTGTTTGTCCCGGATGAAGAGGGAAGGCTGAATGTATACGCGGCAACGCAACATGGCTATAAAGACCGGATGCAGCTTGCGCGCATTATTGGCTGTCCTGAAGAAGATATTCGGGTGGTGTCTTCACCGATTGGTGGTTCATTTGGCGGAAAAGATGAACTCAACGTACAGCCCTATGGTGCATTACTGGCCTTGAGATGCGGACGTCCTGTGAAAATGCATAATTCACGTAAAGAATCCGTGCGTGCAGGGTTGAAACGGCACCCAATGAAGATTGAAATGCAGACCGGTATGAGTCGAGAAGGTATCATCCAAGCGCATCGTGTCCGCATTACAGCAGATACCGGCGCGTATGCCACACTGGGTGCACCGGTGCTGAACTTCTGTACCGAGCATTGCCTTGGACCATACGCCATTCCAAATGTGGATGTGGAAGGTGTGTCTGTGTATACGAATAACGGGCTGTCAGGTGAGTTTCGTGGATTTGGCGGGAACCAGGCGATTTTTGCCATGGAAGGCCAGATGGATCGGCTTGCAGCAATCATGAACATGGACCCTTGGGAGTTCCGCAGACGTAATATGAGGGAAAAGAATGATCCCGGACCGCTAAATCAACGCATTCTGGTTACGGATGGACTGTCCCAAGTATGGGAGGCATTGGATCGCTCCGAACTGTGGCAAAAACATCAGAGTCCTCCGGCAGATCCTACTCTGCCGCCGTGGATCAAACGCGGAGTCGGAGCAGCCATCGCCATGCACGGTGCAGGGCTGGGTTATGGCATTCCAGACCCTGCGGGAGGCCGTCTGTCCTTGAACAACGAAGGCAAGATTGAGGTGGCGTTCAGCTACGAGGAATTCGGTCAAGGGCTCATTGCAACGCTGGAAATTATGCTATGTGATCTGTTTCAATGCAGTACATCGGATCTCAGTATCATCATTGGAGACACGGATCGTGTACCACACAGCGGATCAAGCACAGCTTCACGTTCAACAACGATGGCCTGGATGGCTCTTCAACGCTTGCAGTCTCCATTTCGTTCCCGTGTTCTCGCTGTTGCGTCTGAAATCTCAGGCATTCCGGCAGATGAACTGGTAACAGGACCTGGGGGGATATGGCGCAAAGGTCAGCTTCCTGCCGAAAGTTCAGAAGTAGAAACAGATGTGCAAGAGACAGGAAAGAGCGAGAAGGAAGTAGTATTGGCTCTGGAAGACGTAAATCAAACGTCTGAAGAAGCAGGAAAACTAGAAAAGGCTGAAAGAATTGAAGTGGCTGAGATCGTTGCTGTTGGGAATGAAAGTGATCAAACTGCTGAAAGTTGTTTAGGTGCATCTCCATACCATGCGAAAGAGGGAGTTTCATCAGGCTTTGTGGTTTCGTATGCCGAACTCGTGACGCAGGGCGAAGCCGATGAATGGATTTTTGATACAAAGTTCGATTACCCAACTACGCCGGACAATGTGGTAGGCGGGCATTATTTGTATACGTATGCGGCGGTTGCGGCAGAGGTGGAAGTAAATACGTTGACCGGAGAAACCAAGCTGCTCGATACACGCCATGTTGTAGCGGCAGGCCCGGTGATCAACCCTATGGGCTTTATCGGACAGATTGAAGGCGGCAGTGTCATGGCGCTTGGATTCACGTTGACCGAGGATGCGGTCATGCAGGACAGCCGTTATGTAACCACTAACCTCGACACATATCTGATCCCAACCATTCAGGATATTCATACCAATCTGGAGGTTGAAGCCATTGAAGACTTACCCGAAGGTGATGCGTTTGGCCCTAGGGGAATCGGTGAGATAGGCTCCGTTGCGCTTGCGCCGGCCATAACAGCTGCAATTCATCAGGCGACAGGCGTATGGGTTAACCGTCTTCCTGTACCGAGGGAACAACTGGTCAGACCTTTAAATGTACCTTTGCAGGAAGGAGTGAGTCCATCATGA